The Gambusia affinis linkage group LG11, SWU_Gaff_1.0, whole genome shotgun sequence genome contains a region encoding:
- the LOC122840167 gene encoding ras-related protein Rab-9A, whose product MTARKSLLKVILLGDGGVGKSSIMNRYVTNKFDAHLFHTIGVEFLNKTLEVDGNQVTLQIWDTAGQERFRSLRTPFYRGSDCCLLTFSVDDNQSFLNLSNWKKEFIYYADVKEPENFPFVVLGNKVDVTERQVSSEEAQMWCQENGDYPYFETSAKDATNVAVAFEEAVHRALAADDKADHLIPTDTVKLHRKPRSATSCCS is encoded by the coding sequence ATGACGGCAAGGAAGTCCCTGCTTAAAGTCATCTTGCTTGGTGATGGTGGCGTTGGAAAGAGCTCCATAATGAATCGGTATGTCACCAACAAGTTTGATGCCCACCTCTTCCACACTATTGGTGTTGAGTTCCTAAACAAGACCCTCGAGGTGGACGGGAATCAGGTAACCCTGCAGATCTGGGACACTGCCGGCCAAGAGCGCTTTCGTAGCCTGAGGACTCCTTTTTATCGTGGCTCCGATTGCTGTCTGCTAACCTTCAGCGTGGATGATAACCAGAGTTTTCTCAACTTGAGCAACTGGAAGAAAGAGTTCATCTACTATGCTGATGTCAAGGAGCCTGAGAACTTCCCATTTGTGGTATTGGGCAACAAAGTGGACGTGACAGAAAGGCAGGTGTCTTCAGAGGAAGCTCAGATGTGGTGCCAGGAAAATGGTGACTACCCTTACTTTGAGACCAGTGCCAAGGATGCCACGAATGTAGCTGTGGCTTTTGAGGAAGCAGTCCATAGAGCGCTGGCTGCAGATGACAAAGCAGATCACCTCATCCCCACAGACACGGTCAAGCTCCACAGAAAGCCCCGCTCTGCCACTTCTTGCTGTTCATAA